A region from the Lolium perenne isolate Kyuss_39 chromosome 4, Kyuss_2.0, whole genome shotgun sequence genome encodes:
- the LOC127294103 gene encoding alcohol dehydrogenase 1 isoform X4: MATAGKVIKCKAAVAWEVGKPLSMEEVEVAPPQAMEVRVKILFTALCRSDVYFWEAKGQTPVFPRIFGHEAGGIVESVGEGVTEVAPGDHVLPVFTGECKECLHCNSPVVAESNMCDLLRINTDRGVMISDGKSRFSIDGKPIYHFVGTSTFGEYTVLHVGCVVKINPEAPLDKVCVLSCGVSTGLGASINVAKPPKGSTVAIFGLGAVGLAAAEGARIAGASRIIGIDLNTNRFEEARKFGCTEFVNPKDHSKPIQEVLVEMTNGGVDRSVECSGNINAMIQAFECVHDGWGVAVLVGVPHKNAEFKTHPMNFLNERTLKGTFFGNFKPRTDLPNVVEMYMKKELEVEKFITHSVPFSEINKAFDLMAKGEGIRCIIRMEN; the protein is encoded by the exons ATGGCGACCGCGGGGAAGGTGATCAAGTGCAAAG CCGCAGTGGCATGGGAGGTGGGGAAGCCGCTGTcgatggaggaggtggaggtggcgccGCCGCAGGCCATGGAGGTGCGCGTCAAGATTCTCTTCACCGCCCTCTGCCGCTCCGACGTCTACTTCTGGGAGGCCAAG GGACAGACTCCCGTGTTCCCTCGGATCTTCGGTCATGAAGCTGGAGG CATAGTGGAGAGTGTTGGAGAGGGTGTGACTGAGGTTGCCCCTGGTGACCATGTCCTCCCTGTGTTCACTGGGGAGTGTAAGGAATGCCTCCATTGCAA CTCTCCCGTAGTGGCGGAGAGCAACATGTGTGATCTGCTCAGGATCAACACCGACAGGGGTGTGATGATCAGTGATGGCAAGTCACGGTTCTCTATTGATGGCAAGCCGATTTACCATTTCGTTGGGACTTCCACCTTCGGTGAGTATACTGTCCTGCATGTTGGTTGTGTTGTGAAGATCAACCCTGAGGCTCCCCTTGACAAAGTCTGTGTTCTTAGCTGTGGTGTTTCTACTG GTCTTGGTGCGTCGATTAATGTAGCAAAACCGCCAAAGGGTTCGACAGTCGCGATATTTGGGCTAGGAGCTGTTGGACTTGCT GCTGCAGAAGGTGCAAGGATTGCAGGAGCCTCAAGGATAATTGGTATTGACCTGAACACCAACAGATTTGAAGAAG CTAGAAAATTTGGCTGCACAGAATTTGTGAACCCAAAAGACCACAGCAAGCCTATTCAAGAG GTACTTGTTGAGATGACAAATGGCGGAGTTGACCGCAGTGTTGAATGCAGTGGCAACATCAATGCTATGATACAAGCATTTGAATGTGTTCATGAT GGCTGGGGTGTAGCTGTGCTGGTGGGTGTGCCACACAAGAACGCCGAATTCAAGACCCACCCAATGAATTTCCTCAATGAGAGGACTCTGAAGGGCACCTTCTTCGGTAACTTCAAACCACGCACTGACCTACCCAATGTTGTGGAGATGTACATGAAGAAG GAGCTGGAGGTGGAGAAGTTCATCACCCACAGCGTGCCGttctcggaaatcaacaaggcCTTCGACCTCATGGCGAAGGGCGAGGGCATCCGCTGCATCATCCGCATGGAGAACTAG